Proteins encoded together in one Impatiens glandulifera chromosome 1, dImpGla2.1, whole genome shotgun sequence window:
- the LOC124915000 gene encoding protein WHAT'S THIS FACTOR 9, mitochondrial, producing MSLFTARVLTAAGLLHRHVHRRNFIAARIKWVRDPYLDNVVQREKDLKSVISLKNLIFSQPSKFLPISVASLEKDRLGLPTTVVKFIEYYPSVFSEFRPEKPLSLPHLKLTRQALAIHREETRLSNSQEQLKEAAERLAKFLMLAGAGRVPFVIIDRFRYDLGLPLNYVLNLLPDYPDYFQMCSIRCNNGCEMLGLELVSWKNELAVSVMQKKEMDNNVGNRRIPFLMELPRGFDLEKKVMNWVHQFQRLPYISPYENAFHLPPKSDQAEKWAVGIVHELLHLLVSKKTERENLYSLGDYLGFGMRFKNALVHHPGIFYVSNKNSTQTVVLREAFRKDFLILKNPLMGIRHRYIHLMNKQPPNLRRKLIPFESSRRMNRVLLASKHGLV from the coding sequence TTCACAGCACGGGTCCTCACCGCCGCCGGTCTTCTTCACCGCCACGTCCACCGGAGGAACTTCATTGCCGCAAGAATTAAATGGGTACGTGATCCTTACTTAGATAATGTCGTCCAAAGAGAGAAAGATCTCAAATCAGTAATCTCCCTCAAAAACCTAATCTTTTCTCAACCTTCAAAATTCCTTCCCATCTCCGTCGCTTCCCTTGAAAAGGACCGTCTTGGACTCCCGACCACTGTCGTAAAGTTTATCGAGTATTACCCATCTGTTTTTTCCGAATTCCGGCCAGAAAAGCCGCTATCTTTGCCCCACTTGAAGCTTACCCGTCAAGCTTTAGCTATCCACCGAGAGGAAACACGATTGTCCAATTCTCAGGAACAGCTTAAAGAAGCGGCGGAAAGGTTGGCTAAGTTTCTGATGCTCGCCGGAGCTGGAAGGGTTCCTTTTGTTATTATTGACAGGTTTAGATATGATCTTGGTTTACCTCTTAATTATGTTCTCAATCTTCTTCCAGATTACCCTGATTACTTTCAGATGTGTAGTATAAGATGTAATAATGGTTGTGAAATGCTTGGATTAGAGTTGGTTTCATGGAAGAATGAATTAGCAGTTTCAGTTATGCAGAAGAAGGAAATGGATAACAATGTGGGTAATAGAAGAATACCTTTTCTGATGGAGCTGCCAAGAGGGTTTGATTTGGAGAAGAAAGTGATGAATTGGGTTCATCAGTTTCAGAGATTACCATACATTTCTCCTTACGAAAATGCATTTCATTTACCGCCGAAGAGCGATCAGGCTGAGAAATGGGCGGTTGGGATTGTACATGAACTGCTCCATCTTCTTGTTTCAAAGAAGACTGAAAGAGAGAATCTGTATTCTCTAGGGGATTATTTAGGGTTTGGGATGAGGTTCAAGAACGCTCTGGTGCACCATCCTGGAATATTCTATGTATCGAATAAGAATAGCACTCAGACTGTTGTTCTTAGAGAGGCTTTTAGGAAGGATttcttgattttgaaaaatccaCTCATGGGGATAAGACATAGGTATATCCACCTTATGAACAAACAACCACCTAATTTGAGACGGAAATTGATCCCATTTGAATCTAGTCGTCGTATGAACCGGGTTTTGTTAGCATCCAAACATGGCTTAGTTTGA